A single region of the Neisseria zoodegmatis genome encodes:
- a CDS encoding Fic family protein gives MRKVEKPKNISDLMQKYIAQFHEVMSVDMPESDEAYIHWDKLRRLSKDNDLNEKRWLKLKLVREGSSRSVRLKDKYGFNFKFNIPNNCHSLLHQIDELRARLLNFYMDKANKHEFWSSSLKYEESISSSQLEGAATTRAVALQMLEEERAPQSNDEKMILNNYLLMKQVLEKKDCKLDIDLILNFHLIATQGIDDRKISPGMLRNKDDVYVSNYYNEILHLPPSHQDLSERLQKLCDFANYEHKEKEFIHPIIKAIILHFMLGYEHPFFDGNGRTARALFYWFVMKNNYNEFEYISISKLLKEAPAKYAKAYLYTETDDNDLTYFIEHQLYTIKKSIEELFKFLDRKHKEFTETLAWLSKTSVYHDLNSKEIILLKKAIKNPGKVFTAKEVKNSLGVTDNTARKYLEHLSEHKILLKSISDRTSIYIARQDIVNLLNQRK, from the coding sequence ATGAGAAAAGTAGAAAAGCCTAAAAATATCAGTGATTTAATGCAAAAGTATATAGCTCAATTTCATGAAGTGATGTCAGTTGACATGCCTGAATCTGATGAAGCTTATATTCATTGGGATAAATTGCGGCGTTTATCCAAGGATAATGATCTTAATGAAAAAAGATGGCTTAAGCTCAAACTTGTTAGAGAGGGTTCTTCTCGTAGTGTAAGATTAAAAGATAAATATGGATTCAATTTTAAGTTTAATATACCAAATAATTGCCACTCGCTACTCCATCAAATTGATGAATTAAGAGCTAGATTATTAAATTTTTATATGGATAAAGCAAATAAGCATGAATTTTGGTCCAGTTCTTTGAAATATGAAGAATCTATTTCCAGCTCGCAATTGGAAGGCGCTGCTACTACTAGAGCTGTTGCCTTACAAATGCTTGAAGAGGAAAGAGCTCCTCAAAGTAACGATGAAAAGATGATTTTGAATAATTACCTTTTAATGAAACAGGTACTTGAAAAAAAAGATTGTAAATTAGATATTGATTTAATTTTAAATTTTCATTTGATTGCAACTCAAGGTATAGATGATAGAAAAATATCTCCTGGAATGTTAAGGAATAAGGATGATGTCTATGTTAGTAATTACTACAATGAAATTTTACATCTGCCTCCTTCACACCAAGATTTATCAGAAAGATTACAAAAACTATGTGACTTTGCTAATTATGAGCATAAAGAAAAGGAGTTTATTCATCCTATAATAAAAGCAATTATTTTGCATTTTATGTTAGGTTATGAACATCCTTTCTTTGATGGAAACGGTAGAACTGCAAGAGCATTATTTTATTGGTTTGTAATGAAAAATAATTACAATGAGTTTGAATATATTTCTATTAGTAAGCTCTTAAAAGAAGCACCTGCTAAATATGCAAAAGCTTATTTATATACAGAAACCGATGATAATGATTTAACTTATTTCATCGAACACCAATTGTATACAATAAAAAAATCTATTGAAGAACTATTTAAATTCCTTGATAGAAAACATAAAGAGTTTACAGAGACATTAGCTTGGCTATCTAAGACATCTGTATATCACGATTTGAACTCAAAAGAAATTATTTTATTAAAAAAAGCTATTAAAAATCCAGGTAAAGTATTCACTGCAAAAGAAGTCAAAAATTCATTAGGAGTTACAGATAACACGGCAAGAAAATATTTAGAACATTTATCAGAACACAAGATTTTATTAAAATCAATTTCGGATAGAACTTCTATTTACATTGCTAGACAAGATATAGTTAATTTGCTAAATCAAAGAAAATGA